The nucleotide window GTTCCTCCAGGTCGCGGACTACGGCGCGCATGCGCTCCTGGATCGCTTCGGTCCAGCGGCCGGCGGCGGCGTGTGTCTCGGCGGCCGTGCGGTGCGCGTCCGCGGTGTGGGTGCCGCCGCCGAAGAGGGCGTCGGCGGAACGGACCGTGCGCTGGGGTGTGCCCAGCCGCCACCAGAGGGCGACGGCCAGGCCCACGACGATCAGTACGACCAGGACGATTCCGAGCGGTCCGCCAGGTGCGCCGCCTGCGACGGCGTCGAAGAGGCCGGCGAGCCAGTCCCAGAAGCTGTTGAGGCCGCGCTGGAGAAGGTTCGGATCGTTCTCGTGGTACATCGGCTTGGACAGTTCGTCCTCAGCCGCCTCACGGGCG belongs to Streptomyces finlayi and includes:
- a CDS encoding DUF4129 domain-containing protein codes for the protein MRGAGGTTSIRRFIRADEIPVDTPRVPAREAAEDELSKPMYHENDPNLLQRGLNSFWDWLAGLFDAVAGGAPGGPLGIVLVVLIVVGLAVALWWRLGTPQRTVRSADALFGGGTHTADAHRTAAETHAAAGRWTEAIQERMRAVVRDLEERALLDPRPGRTADEAAAKAGRHLPPYAVRLRTAARTFDDVTYGGRTGTEQTYATLLALDLELVAAKPLLTSTVQGAGA